ATATATACATTAGATAAGCAAGCTCATATGTGAAAAATTATACATACAGTGAAAGCTTTGCCGTATATGTTTTTGTATACTTTGTAAAGACATTATGTAAACATAAGATCATAAATCTTATTTTCATgcttcaaataatattttctatCACGCACAAAATCATTACACAGAAGActgttgaaatattttaaatactTTACTGTACTGTACTTTATTGCACTTAAGAAAATTAAGCTAGCATTGTGCATAAGAgggttttttttccattccacAACTTAATACATTAATTGAGAACAAAACCTATTTCTTAGCCAACAATGGCGGGCGCCTGTTATTGTTGAATCCAAAGGCGAATGCTAGACAAGTAGAAAGTAGGAGCAAGGTTTTTATCCAACTGAAGAAAACCGTATTTGCAGTTTGCTTAACGTTTGCCTTTGTTTGAGCTCGCATTTCCTTTTGATATCAAGGTGCCACGCGCGCAAAAATTTCTCCATAGACTCGTGTGGTAAAATAAGCGTGAAATtagagggttgaatgtttactaccattggataggatatatatctgacattccatatctgaccagaaaatgGTATTGTAGCCAGTTcgttttaaaaacaaatcaccATTTAAGAAGATAACTATGACGGGATCAAATTTATTTACTGAAATAGTAAAATAGCCTTAATTCTTCCAccagtcaaaaaatatttccaaagtcattgatatatcttcccaatttgggcacAGGAATTTCAGTAGTTACCATCCCTAGAACTtgtagaatcagtgttagatttccAATCATATTTatacacttttgtcaatcagcaattttaaattgaaaaaaaatcgaatgtattgggtcgaacgaatatcttttGCCTTCCTGTTTTAATTAGGTTCGTGGCAGCAACACAAGCTGCAAAGCTGCAAACAGATTAGATTAgtgaaataataaacattaaaacATTATCTATTAATAACTCTGGCTGCACAAAGTGTTGACGTCCTCTATGTTCGTTGGTAGTCACGTTAATGCGATCTTAACCGAAAACATGTGTGAAAGTTAAACCTGATGAACACTTTTATCAAGCATCTGCTTATTTCAGTGGTTATCGATTTCAGCAATAGTTCTTCAAAATGCGAGGAAAAACGATTAAGCATTTGGCCtactataaaaacaaaatcatgccAACGAggtaaaatataacattttgatgTTACTTTAGATTTCACTTCCATCCccatgaaaatgttaatttgttCATTAACAGGTCTAGATTAGTAAACATATTAGTAAACAGATTGCTTATGTCAtgtatattttaaacaattaacACTGATACTAATaaaagtcatttgaaaaaaatcgcattaaaattgttatttttgttagtccataatttcattaatgtGATATAATTTATTACATGTGATTCAAAGATTATACGCATCGGTGTATTAATTTGTTAGGTAATATAATAAAAAGTGGGTATATATCAAGTGGGTATTTTGGTATCAACATACGCTGCTAAAATCGTCCGGATGCGTATTCTTCCACTTCTCTAAGCTTGTTGAGCCGTGTCAGTCTTTCCGGGCGTGCTCGGAGTTTCCTGATCAAATATCGGGGCTCTGTTGGCCGACTGGCAGGTTATCATCTGCTTCACAGCCACACGAAACTCTTTAAAGCGTGCCGCATAGATAATAGGATTCAAACAGGAGTTAAAGAACCCCATGGTATTGGTTATGTAGTACCAACTGGTACCTCGAAATGACCGTGGTAACACGCCAAAACTGAATAAAATAAACGCTGTTTGGCTTGGACTCCAGCAGATGATGTAGATCGTAATGACAATTGCCATGGTTTTGACGACGCGACGTCTGGCTTTGGTGTGGAACGTCGATTCATCATCTTTCCTAAAGAGAAGCGATTGGTGGTAAAGCTTTCTGGCAATAATGACCTGGGTCACCAACATGGTGGTTGTCGGAAAGACCAGGCGGATTACAAACAAGAAGGCACCCGATATGTAGAAGCCCTCGGGGATGGGATGGTTCAGGACGCAACGACCGGAAGTGCCATCCACCTTGAagatgaaatatacaaatatgcTGCAGAGGATTGTGACGACCCAGATGAGAACAATGGCTACGGAAATCCTGCGGCGAGTGACGGCACGTTTGAAATATATAGGATAGATAATAGCTATGTATCGTTCGATGGAAATGGCCACTAACGTGTAGATTGAACCAAGGACGAAGAACCACATCAGGCCGTTCAAAGACAGAACCCTGCAGTAGAACTCGCCAAGGAATGTAGAGGGAAATGTGGCCGCTTGAGGAACCGGGAGAATCACAACGGATGTCAGGAAGTCAGCTACGGCCAGTGCACTCACCAAGGTATCCGTTGAACGACTCTTCTTTCTCCGCTGGAAGAGGACCAGTATCACAAGGCCGTTACCGAGGATACCGGCAATGGCGGAAACCAGCTGCATTATGGTCCACCATGACCACGTGACAGGGTACCAGGACCAACCAATGGCCCGATCGCCCATGGTATCGATCAGTGCAGATTCTGCTTCCATGGTAGTCATCATCTCTGTTATTAAGGTCAGTGTTCCATCCGACAAGGTAGAATCTGAGGGTATACTGTGATCATATTGGTAGACGTTGCCATCAGTTGAGGGAAACATTGTTGCACCTTGTGTGGAATCGTTGAATGTTGTGAAGGTGTCTCTTCCACTGGCCTCGAATGAACTAATTCCGCTCAGAAGGATGAGCCCGGGTATCCACATGATGTGCCTCATATTGACGTATTCCCTTCACATCGGAGGCTATCCtgcaaattaatgtttttatttaaaaaaaaatgaaagtgaaactGAATTCCTGAGTCTCCTTGCATAATGGAAGAGTCACCTGAATATTTTCCCTAACGTTgattttaatatcatttatatgaaGTCGAACACatcttgatgaaaaaaaaaccacatgAACATGATATAGGTTGTCTTGTGATTAATTTGTACAAATGAATTAAGATACACAGATCAGGATGTAACTGTATACATCACCTTTATTTCCGAGCCTTTGGCTAGGAGCCgttatattttatcattccTTTTTCGTTGAAATTATCATCACTTTTAatctttatcttttgtttttttcaatcattacaagtcatcatcagtttcatcatcaaAAGCATTGTTGTCATATCTGTAAGAActgaaaaattatataattcaaataataaaaaacaaaagaaatggtgagtgatggacatcaacTGAGtaaccgagttgtgcatatcactgttttgtgaaaaataagcgaaactttaaaatgtaataactttcttattcagcatccgattttgatgaacttttctgCGCTATgctcactttatttttttctctatttattcaaatcagtgtTTTTCTGGGGTggtcttgacctttaattaaGGGAAATTATGGAGGTGTTACCGTATGCACATTGGAAGCATCTCATGAAAAGATTGACCCTCGGGCAATCACGTGTAATGGTTtgtagtagcttataacatctaTCAGTGAAAATcgttgacaatttttttttcgtgaaACGCTACCATCATGTTTGGATAACGAGTTTGTGAACATCATATGAACATGCCTTGAGCAATGTGAATTtggcgctttagaaatactctGTCATTAAAATATTGTTCGGAGGGGTATTGAAATCATCCCCTTTCACTCGCCTTCATTTGCCTTCACTCCTTCATTTGTGACGTGGTTATCTATCTTTTATGatatatatctttctttctatctgtATATGTATCTGTCTTTGTCTGATTGTTTATCTATGTATATATCTGTCTActtatctatccatctatttgtttatctatttttctgTGTATCTATCTGTTCACATAGGAAATAGcgttactacatgtatatattcaattttaaacGGCATTTTAACTGTTCATATATTGGCCTATATCTATAAATTTATCTATAATTATGTCTATCGTTTGATTTGTCTATCTCCCTATTCAAATTTCTATTTTGATATATCTGTAATTGTCTCTTCAAAGTCCtgtgtaaaggcctggtcacaccgcccgagtgttgttggagcggtcgtggagcggagagaaaaaaaaatcatcaccgctcgctaccgttcaccatttcgattgtttttttttgggggggttcgaTTGaagttttcgattttttccaaaattttgtgagcgaaattcgaccctctctccccaccgctccacgaccgttccaacaacgctcgggcggtgtaaCCAGGCCTTAAAGAAGCATTAACACAGTTTAAATGGCAATTCACAGTGGTTTCGGATGCAATCAAAGATCTTTATTACAAAGTTTGGTCATTTCGATTTCGATGGGTGCGGTGCGTGTTGACGCTTAGAaagcaaaattcaaaagaaacacACTGAAGGAAAATTTTGCAAAATCCATCATAATCAATCGCCtatcttcattgttcctggaaatgaaataaagtatataaataaaataaatgacacaTGCACTGATTAagagttggaaaaaaaaatatcataaatggCACTAATGGCATCCAACTTACGGGGCAAACCGCCGTGAATcgacatacactgtaaaaactgtggtgttaaaacggacaccaattggtgttaatagaggaccacaccctgaggtgttaaaattacaccctaaagattgaacataacaccaaagagtgtaaatgtaacaaccgaaggtgttgtaataacacctataggtgttgtaataacacctataggtgttaagactaacaccaccaatttaacaccggtgtaaaataactggtgtggtcctctatgtacaccggttaacacaaCAGTTTTGCTGTGTATATGTCGATTTTTTTTAGGAAAGTAGAGTGATGCGAAAATcagaatctgaaaaaaaattaataaaaatgccCGTCCGTCTATAGTGTGGGCCGCTGTTTCTTGCGTTAGCTACACCAGGAAAGTGacatgaatataatttcaagcaagcctgattttcaattaaaaaattgtacGAAATAGTGTATGATAAACACTCTATGATTGCTTCCAATTATTTCCTATCAAAATTAGATTTCCATACCAGAACTCGAACCTAGCGTTGGTGCATGCGGCTTGGGGTTCTCTTATTCTCTTCAAAATCTCATCACACATCTAAACCAGGGTATTTGTAACaataattcaaattaatatgaatttgaaaaaaattccttcattttttcctccttttttcgcttgtcattttttttcaaaaacaacatttttaggGATAACCATTTTGTGTTTTATGCTtctcgttttttttcaaaatcagcactcTCTCGTTAAAAAAATCGTTTCCAGACCCCTGTGGTTTGCATAAAGGGatacatttcaaaattacaTAGTAAACGtcgaaaatattaaaaatatatcttcTCGTTGTAACTAGGGGATTATATGGGGTTTTCTGTTCAATCTGATTTCTTTAGCATGCGATAAActataattgaaataaaaagtaatttttttttccaatttaatTACCCTCGTACCAGCATTCAAATTCATCGAAACATCAGTCTAATTAAGACGTGTCGCGGAAGGAAGCTATGTGTATTCAATTTCACGAATTGAAATTCGCTTTCATACTTTTTAAGAAGTTTTTCACCTCGTATGCAATGTGCTTGTGTCTTCTAATTTCCATGTTTATTACAGGTGATGTGTTTGAACTGGGTAAATATGATGTCATTTTTCCTTTAGCattataaatttcttttaaagggAGAGGGTGTCCAAATATGGGAAATACGAAGTGATCCAAGGAACATGCATTGATTTCGGTATTCAAGCTGCATGTGAGCTGAAATGTAATGAACAGCGTTTTTCGATCTTCTTAatgttttacccccccccccacccattcCCTAGCGTCGAAGTTAGTATTTATTTATAACCGTGTTTACAAGCTGCTTTATACGTTGTTTTATAACGAAGTTGATTGCCTATAGGTGAAAATGAAACCGTGATTCAACACAGAATTCCTTCTCCGACTCATACTTTGCGAAACTGAATGGCGgtagtcatacatgtattgccAAACCGAATCAAattaaagttaatttgaatgataatttatttttttccaaagattaagaaaaaaatacaaaaattgtgaaatggaAGCACGGGAAAAAACGATGGAGCACAATCTGCTGGAATTTGGATGCTAAATAATTCAATGGAATGATATCCTGTCGAATTTGGCCGGGAAAACCTATATCACAATTTCTTCTTGGAAGTTGTTTAATAAAGTAAAGCTTTATTGAGCTACATACCACAGAAACAAGTACAGGACGATCCAAAATTTCAGCCTGACCACTTTAAAGACATCGTCTACCCAAACAGCAAATTGATAGAGAAAAAATAAGACCAGTAAACctctgaaattttcatcaagatcggagcctaaataaaaagattttttgcCTGTGTCTATGCAGAAAAATTTTGTATGGACATCCAGATTCAATACTTCGCTTTCCACATTAAAGTTATTCGTCAGGTTGAGAGTAACCATACAAGTCATGTACTTACACGAAACAGTCCCTAAGTGCTGTACTAAGTACAAAAAACAAAGGGATCATCAAAACTATGAGACATGCGCGACAATACACAAGTTAATACAagttaaaaattaaataatttaaaGGGGAGTTCAAACTGAAGAAAAGattgttgtaaaaataccagaaaaatgttttttagatattggtgaaggttttacGAAAATCCATTGAAGAAAAAAGTCATTATTAGAATTTAAAGATTTCTAttttgacgtcataaacgagcagctctCCGATAAGGTATGCAGAAATTCTAATTTTTCAACTGTTCGTGATGacctatttttgttttctttttttaggaaCGAGTGTGAATTGATTTGTCTATTGTTACAAACTCACAGTGAAGCTACACTACAAACCTTTTtcaatttctgagaaaatgacattttatttaattgttttaccatacgatatgtaggaaagctgtttgcatatgacgtcacaaatgaaatgattgaaattctaatgatttttttaattcttttatggatttttctcaaaccttcggcagtatttttttttattatatttcctGCATTTTTGCcaataaaatttttgtcagagtgaacttcccctttccCCTACTATATCTGAACTAACAAAAAGGGGttaatacatataaatataacaaattGATCTTGTTGGAAATTAAAGGCATAGACAAGGAGTGGCGGAGGAAATTAATATCTATTAAGTAATGAAATGAGGGAGACAAAGCACAAAGATAATAACCTACCTCTCGTGGTGACAAATATCTTTTGCAAAAAAATGTGATGCCGAACACAGACGGCAAATATGCGATTATGATGGCGATGACGACGATGACGGCGGTGACGGtgacgacgatgatgttgaGTGATAGTTCTCTGTTTCGTTAAGACGACTGTGGAAGTTGATGATATAGCGGATGATAGCGGGCACTGTGCgatttttgaaatgttgataaAGCTCTCAAACTACTCTCTCTTCAAGACGGACTCTTCCCCATCAGATGAGAGCCAACTGATCCCCGGAACAGATCTCACTGACTGCTAGTCTTCAATGCTGTCTAAATCTTTAAAACACGGTGTTTATATTTGTGACACGCCTTTGCGTACATGTTATGTAATGTATTGCGCATGCGCATGGTTTAAACGTCGTGTTTATTAGAGTTACACAACCTTATCTTCAGGTCGGGGGAGTGTTTCATTAACactttcatccgacaagttgtcagatctgacatctttctctgatgatgattggctgagaagtactgttactatggtaactgtcggataaaatgggacttgtcggataaaacgtccgacaagtcctttcatgaaccccccccccccccccagatccaTTCATCCAATTATtcatattaatattaaaaaaacattaaatagcatttataataaatcatttcaattttaaaaagtacATCATCTGCATGGAATATACTGATTTTAACAACATGAAGAAAGGTGAAGGGTCTACTGAATAGCAAAGATTGTAAAATGCAGAATTCCTATCGAAGATAAATGATGATTCTAATGTGATCTTTAGTCTTAATCAATATGAcgttaataataatgacaattgctACTGTCGGCATGAGAC
This window of the Lytechinus variegatus isolate NC3 chromosome 14, Lvar_3.0, whole genome shotgun sequence genome carries:
- the LOC121427181 gene encoding dopamine receptor 4-like → MRHIMWIPGLILLSGISSFEASGRDTFTTFNDSTQGATMFPSTDGNVYQYDHSIPSDSTLSDGTLTLITEMMTTMEAESALIDTMGDRAIGWSWYPVTWSWWTIMQLVSAIAGILGNGLVILVLFQRRKKSRSTDTLVSALAVADFLTSVVILPVPQAATFPSTFLGEFYCRVLSLNGLMWFFVLGSIYTLVAISIERYIAIIYPIYFKRAVTRRRISVAIVLIWVVTILCSIFVYFIFKVDGTSGRCVLNHPIPEGFYISGAFLFVIRLVFPTTTMLVTQVIIARKLYHQSLLFRKDDESTFHTKARRRVVKTMAIVITIYIICWSPSQTAFILFSFGVLPRSFRGTSWYYITNTMGFFNSCLNPIIYAARFKEFRVAVKQMITCQSANRAPIFDQETPSTPGKTDTAQQA